In the Quercus lobata isolate SW786 chromosome 5, ValleyOak3.0 Primary Assembly, whole genome shotgun sequence genome, one interval contains:
- the LOC115988925 gene encoding cysteine-rich receptor-like protein kinase 10: MTFFNPFSLPILFFSVLSLSFLSLTTHAADPVHLTDVCANNTFSANSIYQSNLKSLLSSLDSNATRNIEFFNTTTGQNTSDPVYGLFNCRGDVTPQLCRACVNAAVKVLTSKCSREKVALTYYDECIVRYSNRSFFSTVDEKPRLGLLNTQNVTDQDKFNRLLNTSMLELATETSDAPTGSKKFKTKQVSISAFQTLYNLAQCTPDLSSTDCKTCLQDAVKLLPWCCSGKQGGRIVFPSCNIRYELYPFYTLGATAPTPSPGVQSPPPPSPSSVSGPKDKSKLSTSKIVAIVVPISASVVLFIVGCCFLIRRGKKYKAVDGENDANDITTVESLQFDFVTIESATNKFSEDNKLGEGGFGQVYKGTLPNGQEIAVKRLSKSSGQGAEQFKNEVVVVAQLQHRNLARLLGFCLQGEEKILVYEFVPNKSLDYILYDPKKQGLLDWSRRYKIIGGIARGIQYLHEDSRLRIIHRDLKASNVLLDADMNPKISDFGMARIFGVDQTQGNTSRIVGTYGYMSPEYAMHGEFSVKSDVYSFGVLVLEIITGKKNSNFYESEVAEDLLSYVWIHWRDGRPLELLDPALGDSFSRDEVMRCIHIGLLCVQEDPADRPTMATIVLTLTSGSVSLQAPQQPAFFSKTDTNIPIKGLESSDQSTNKSMPWSVNEASITELDPR; this comes from the exons ATGACTTTCTTCAATCCTTTCTCTCTTCCAATCTTGTTCTTTTCCGTACTCAGCCTTAGCTTCCTAAGCCTCACCACTCATGCTGCTGACCCTGTTCACCTCACAGATGTTTGTGCAAACAACACTTTCAGCGCCAATAGCATCTACCAATCCAATCTAAAGTCCCTCCTCTCTTCACTCGACTCCAACGCCACACGCAACATCGAATTCTTCAACACCACCACTGGCCAAAACACCTCCGACCCTGTCTACGGTCTCTTCAACTGTCGCGGCGATGTCACCCCTCAACTCTGCCGAGCCTGCGTGAACGCGGCGGTGAAGGTACTAACCAGCAAGTGTTCGAGAGAGAAGGTCGCTCTGACATACTACGACGAGTGTATAGTGCGCTACTCAAACCGGTCGTTCTTCTCCACCGTGGACGAAAAACCAAGGCTGGGCTTGTTGAACACCCAGAATGTAACTGATCAGGACAAGTTTAATCGATTGCTGAACACTTCGATGCTTGAGTTAGCAACTGAAACCTCGGACGCTCCGACGGGTTCTAAGAAGTTTAAGACCAAGCAAGTGAGCATATCTGCTTTTCAAACACTGTACAACCTTGCACAGTGTACACCGGACCTGTCCAGCACCGATTGCAAAACTTGTCTACAGGATGCTGTGAAGCTTCTTCCATGGTGTTGTAGTGGCAAACAAGGGGGTAGAATTGTTTTTCCTAGTTGCAATATTAGGTACGAATTGTACCCTTTTTACACTTTGGGAGCCACTGCACCTACACCTTCACCTGGGGTTCAATCTCCACCGCCTCCAAGTCCAAGTTCCGTGAGTGGACCAAAAG ATAAAAGCAAACTGTCAACATCAAAAATAGTCGCCATCGTTGTTCCAATTTCTGCTTCTGTGGTTCTATTCATTGTGGGCTGCTGTTTCCTAATTAGGAGAGGAAAGAAGTACAAAGCTGTAGACGGAGAAAACG ATGCCAATGATATTACAACTGTAGAGTCCTtgcaatttgattttgttaCAATTGAAAGTGCCACAAACAAATTCTCAGAGGATAACAAGCTTGGTGAAGGAGGATTTGGTCAGGTTTACAAG GGAACACTTCCTAATGGACAAGAAATAGCTGTGAAGAGGTTATCAAAAAGCTCAGGACAAGGTGCAGAACAATTTAAGAATGAGGTTGTAGTGGTAGCCCAGCTTCAACACAGAAATTTAGCAAGGCTATTGGGTTTTTGCTTGCAAGGAGAAGAAAAGATACTTGTTTATGAATTTGTGCCCAACAAGAGTCTTGACTATATTCTATATG aCCCAAAAAAACAGGGACTACTAGATTGGTCAAGGCGTTACAAGATAATAGGCGGGATTGCTCGAGGAATCCAATATCTACATGAAGATTCTCGACTTCGAATTATACACCGCGATCTCAAAGCTAGCAATGTATTGTTGGATGCAGAtatgaacccaaaaatttcagattttggcATGGCAAGGATATTTGGAGTTGATCAAACTCAAGGAAACACAAGTAGAATTGTGGGGACATA TGGTTATATGTCTCCAGAGTATGCAATGCACGGAGAATTCTCTGTGAAGTCGGATGTGTATAGCTTTGGTGTCTTGGTTCTAGAGATTATCACTGGCAAGAAGAACAGTAATTTCTATGAATCAGAAGTTGCTGAGGACCTCTTGAGTTAT GTTTGGATACATTGGAGGGATGGTAGGCCTTTGGAATTGTTGGATCCAGCTTTGGGAGATTCCTTTTCTAGAGATGAAGTCATGAGATGCATCCATATTGGTTTATTATGTGTTCAAGAAGATCCAGCTGACAGACCCACCATGGCGACAATAGTTCTCACACTTACAAGCGGCTCAGTTTCACTGCAAGCACCTCAACAGCCAgcatttttttccaaaacagacACAAACATCCCAATAAAGGGCCTGGAATCATCAGATCAATCTACGAACAAGTCAATGCCGTGGTCTGTTAATGAAGCATCCATTACTGAATTAGACCCTCGATAG
- the LOC115988932 gene encoding cysteine-rich receptor-like protein kinase 10, whose amino-acid sequence MCAKMVDFEIPISIKLVFFFLLLSLLNHTTESTPTYASHSCSNSSFFTPNSTYQANLDLLLSALSPNSTNQDGFFKTQVGQNQPNIVTGLLLCRADLTPTACQDCISVATKDIQKRCPLDKVVLIWYDECTLRYSNETFLNNLVPYVNFFTTNQSVVELDRFNGLLASTMKSLAQQAANSQSNKKFATAVDKFTSSLTLYSLVQCTPDLSVSECLTCLDSAIASLPTCCNGKQGGKVLLPSSNVRYEIYPFFNSTASSPTLPPGEKKLSSLTIVAIVIPIAVSVVLLFIGCCFFCRRARKKYNTLPEENGGVEITNVESLQFDLDIIEAATNKFSEDNKIGEGGFGAVYMGTLPNGQHIAVKRLSVRSGQGAVEFKNEVVLVAKLQHRNLVRLLGFCLGREEKILVYEYVPNKSLDYFLFEPSKQGELDWSKRYKIIEGIARGILYLHEDSRLRIIHRDVKASNILLDDDMNPKISDFGMARIFVVDQTQANTNRIVGTFGYMSPEYAMHGRYSVKSDVFSFGVLVLEIISGKKNTYFYQSELAEDLLSYAWKQWRNGTPLELLDPSLRNSYSRNEVIRCIHMALLCVQENPANRPTMATIALMLNSYSVTLPLPQQPAFLHRSRAKLNKPITELESDQHTSQSNGWSVNEASFTEIYPR is encoded by the exons ATGTGCGCAAAAATGGTCGACTTCGAAATCCCCATATCGATTAagcttgtgtttttctttctcttattaaGCTTGCTTAACCATACCACTGAGTCAACACCTACCTACGCCTCTCACTCCTGCTCCAATTCAAGCTTTTTCACACCCAACAGCACCTACCAAGCCAATCTCGACCTCCTCCTCTCCGCTCTATCCCCCAACTCCACAAACCAAGATGGTTTCTTCAAAACCCAAGTGGGTCAAAACCAACCCAACATAGTCACAGGCCTTCTCCTCTGCCGTGCTGATCTCACCCCAACTGCTTGCCAAGACTGCATCTCTGTTGCAACAAAAGACATACAAAAGCGTTGTCCCTTAGACAAAGTTGTCCTAATTTGGTACGATGAGTGCACTTTGCGTTACTCAAACGAGACTTTCCTCAACAACTTAGTACCTTATGTGAACTTTTTCACTACCAACCAGAGCGTCGTTGAGTTGGACCGGTTTAATGGGTTGTTGGCTAGCACCATGAAATCGTTGGCTCAGCAAGCTGCGAATTCACAATCGAATAAGAAGTTTGCCACGGCGGTGGACAAGTTTACGAGCTCGTTGACACTGTATAGCCTGGTGCAGTGCACACCGGATTTGTCTGTGAGTGAATGCTTGACATGTTTGGATAGTGCCATCGCTTCTCTTCCCACATGCTGCAATGGAAAACAAGGTGGAAAGGTTCTGCTTCCGAGCTCTAATGTTAGATATGAAATTTACCCATTTTTTAATTCCACTGCATCATCTCCTACACTTCCTCCAG gagaaaaaaaattgtcatctCTAACAATTGTTGCCATTGTTATCCCAATTGCTGTTTCTGTGGTTCTTCTTTTCATTGGCTGTTGCTTCTTTTGTCGGAGAGCAAGGAAGAAGTATAATACTTTACCAGAGGAAAATG GTGGAGTCGAAATTACAAATGTAGAGTCCTTGCAGTTTGACTTAGATATCATTGAAGCTGCCACAAACAAGTTCTCTGAGGATAATAAGATAGGTGAAGGAGGATTTGGTGCCGTTTACATG GGTACCCTTCCCAATGGACAACATATAGCTGTGAAAAGATTATCTGTAAGATCTGGACAGGGTGCAGTAGAATTTAAGAATGAGGTTGTATTGGTAGCCAAGCTTCAACACAGAAATCTTGTGAGACTATTAGGATTTTGCTTGGGGAGAGAAGAGAAGATACTCGTCTATGAATATGTTCCCAACAAAAGCCTTGATTACTTTCTATTTG AGCCATCAAAGCAAGGAGAATTGGATTGGTCAAAACGTTACAAGATTATAGAAGGAATCGCCCGAGGGATTCTTTATCTTCATGAAGATTCTCGACTTAGAATTATTCATCGTGATGTCAAAGCTAGCAATATTTTGTTAGATGATGAtatgaacccaaaaatttcagattttggcATGGCAAGGATATTTGTAGTAGATCAAACTCAAGCAAATACAAATAGAATTGTTGGAACATT TGGTTATATGTCTCCGGAGTATGCTATGCATGGACGATATTCTGTGAAGTCCGATGTGTTTAGCTTTGGAGTCTTAGTTCTAGAGATTATAAGTGGCAAAAAGAATACCTATTTCTATCAATCAGAACTTGCTGAAGACCTATTGAGTTAT GCTTGGAAACAATGGAGGAATGGAACACCCTTGGAACTGTTGGATCCCTCTTTGAGAAATTCTTATTCAAGAAATGAAGTTATTAGGTGCATCCATATGGCCTTGTTGTGCGTTCAAGAAAATCCTGCAAATCGACCTACAATGGCAACAATAGCTCTCATGCTTAACAGTTATTCTGTTACGCTACCATTACCTCAGCAACCGGCATTTTTGCATCGAAGCAGAGCAAAGCTCAACAAGCCAATAACGGAGCTTGAGTCTGATCAACATACAAGCCAATCAAATGGATGGTCTGTTAATGAAGCATCATTCACTGAAATATATCCTCGATAG
- the LOC115991147 gene encoding cysteine-rich receptor-like protein kinase 25 encodes MRYFKFPMLLLSLWLITLLSLTKTESAPTYSAHFCSNSTFFIANSTYQTNLNLVLSSLTSDSSNNNNNNNHNGFYNASAGDNPADDVVSGLFRCRGDVNTIVCQDCVATASKEMLRRCPLDKVAIIWYEECLLRYSNKSIFATINEVPQIFLSSTQNITGAENDRFNDVLAKAMNSLATRASNSDSGRKFAIEEDEFTSLKSLYSLGQCTPDLTVSDCSRCFQSAIGALPTCCNGKQGGRVLLPRCNIRYELYPFYNITSASPVIPPLTPAGGHRYKRSTACLMSIKQREDETLRAYITRFNKETLSIDEVDDKILVVAFTNGLQKGKFLFSLYKNNPKTMTDVLYRATKYMNAEDALLAREEKPKKRER; translated from the exons ATGCGTTATTTCAAATTTCCCATGCTCCTTTTGTCTCTCTGGTTAATTACCTTGCTTAGCCTTACCAAAACTGAATCAGCACCCACTTACAGCGCTCACTTTTGCTCAAACTCAACATTCTTCATCGCTAACAGTACGTACCAAACCAACCTCAACCTCGTCCTCTCTTCTCTTACCTCAGACTCctcaaacaacaacaacaacaacaaccacaatgGATTCTATAACGCCTCAGCTGGGGACAACCCAGCTGACGACGTGGTCTCTGGTCTCTTCCGTTGTCGCGGAGACGTCAACACCATCGTCTGTCAAGACTGCGTCGCCACTGCAAGCAAAGAAATGTTGCGGCGATGCCCTCTAGACAAAGTCGCTATAATATGGTACGAAGAGTGCCTTTTACGTTACTCTAACAAATCCATCTTCGCTACCATCAACGAAGTCCCTCAAATATTCTTGAGTAGTACGCAGAATATCACAGGGGCAGAGAATGATCGGTTTAACGATGTGTTGGCCAAAGCGATGAATTCTTTGGCGACGAGAGCGTCGAACTCTGATTCGGGTAGGAAGTTTGCGATAGAGGAAGATGAATTCACGAGTTTAAAGTCGCTGTACAGTCTTGGTCAGTGCACGCCGGACTTGACTGTGTCTGATTGCTCTAGGTGTTTTCAAAGTGCCATAGGAGCTCTTCCTACGTGTTGTAATGGAAAACAAGGTGGAAGAGTTCTGCTCCCAAGATGTAATATTAGATATGAACTGTACCCATTTTACAACATCACATCTGCTTCGCCTGTAATTCCTCCTCTTACTCCTGCAG GTGGACATCGGTACAAAAGGTCCACCGCATGCTTAATGAGCATCAAGCAGCGAGAAGACGAGACGCTGCGGGCCTACATAACTCGTTTCAACAAGGAAACCCTTTCAATTGACGAAGTTGACGATAAGATACTCGTAGTTGCATTCACTAACGGGCTGCagaagggtaagtttttgttttctttatacaagAATAACCCAAAGACCATGACAGACGTGCTCTATAGAGCCACCAAATACATGAACGCAGAAGATGCATTGCTAGCCCGCGAAGAGAAACCTAAGAAGAGGGAGAGATAG
- the LOC115991148 gene encoding uncharacterized protein LOC115991148: MDNPVNRFSEDDAWRLYHPHDDALVVSLQKRDYKMHRVLVDNGSSIDIMYYPAFQQMRIDRERLTPTNAPLMGFGGSKVFPLGAITLAVTASDYPQQITKEVTFLIVDCSSAYNAILRRPTLNSWKAVTSTYHLMIKFPTEYGVGELRENQIVARECYIAMLEMEDQQQTMCIGKQRALVEPVEELEEVRLNDTQPERMTKIGTLASWPVRQTITTFLRDNQDMFAWSHEDMPGIDPSVMVHKLNVSPSFPQIRQKKRVFAQERDKAIAEEVRKLLEAGFIREVYYPDWLANVFMVKRPIETGGCAWTSRTSTSYNQIRMDESDQEKTSFVTSQRLFCYKVYVDDMLVKSLREVDHLDDLRETFDTLRSFNMKLNPNKCAFGVTDAKFLGFMMS, translated from the exons ATGGATAACCCCGTTAACAGATTTTCAGAGGATGACGCTTGGAGACTTTACCATCCTCATGACGATGCACTGGTGGTGAGCTTGCAAAAAAGGGATTATAAAATGCATCGGGTCCTcgtcgacaacggcagctcaaTAGACATCATGTACTATCCagcattccagcaaatgagaATTGACAGGGAACGGTTGACCCCAACGAATGCCCCACTCATGGGATTTGGGGGATCGAAGGTGTTCCCTTTGGGCGCAATAACACTAGCTGTGACGGCAAGTGACTATCCTCAGCAAATCACTAAGGAGGTAACTTTTCTCATAGTTGATTGCTCGTCTGCCTACAATGCTATCCTCAGGCGACCTACTCTCAATTCCTGGAAGGCAGTGACTTCAACATACCACCTGATGATTAAATTCCCGACGGAGTATGGGGTGGGAGAACTGCGGGAAAATCAAATAGTAGCACGGGAATGTTATATTGCCATGTTAGAAATGGAGGATCAACAGCAAACAATGTGTATCGGAAAGCAACGAGCATTAGTAGAGCCGGTTGAAGAGCTGGAAGAGGTGAGACTTAATGACACACAGCCTGAACGGATGACTAAAATTGGCACACTAGCTAGTTGGCCCGTGCGCCAAACGATCACGACTTTCCTCAGAGATAACCAAGACATGTTCGCCTGgagtcatgaagacatgccaggaatcgacCCCTCAGTCATGGTCCATAAGTTAAATGTGTCACCCTCATTCCCTCAAATCCGGCAAAAGAAACGAGTCTTCGCCCAAGAGCGGGACAAGGCCATAGCCGAGGAAGTTCGAAAGTTACTCGAGGCAGGTTTCATTCGGGAAGTATATTACCCCGACTGGTTGGCAAACGTCTTCATGGTTAAAAGGCCAATAGAAACTGgaggatgtgcgtggacttcacggacctcaaCAAG CTATAACCAGATCAGGATGGACGAATctgatcaagagaagacctccTTCGTTACAAGCCAGAGATTATTCTGctacaag GTTTATGTTGACGACATGTTGGTAAAAAGCCTGCGTGAAGTTGATCATCTAGACGACCTCAGGGAGACATTTGACACACTCCGATCATTcaacatgaagctgaatccaaacAAGTGCGCGTTCGGAGTGACAGATGCGAAATTCTTGGGCTTCATGATGTCCTAA